TAACAATTACCAAGTTGGGAAAGGAAGTTACCCTAGGAAAATATCTGTGATAAGTATAATTAGAAATGCCTTCCCAGTATCAGAaatattgtttattattttataaccaGTAAATTTGAGCAAAGCTACCTGCACAACAAGAGCAAAGAAACAAACAAAGGATAATTAATATGTACATTTTAGATgaaagtataaaataaattattagtgaACATTGACAACCAAAATAGGAAAACAACTTGGGAAATATTCAAAAGACAAATGCAACATAACCCAAATCAGCTGCAGTAAAAAAGAAGCCTCCTCAAATATAAGAGTGTTGGGCTCCAACCAAAGCACAAATAGTAGCACTAATTGCacatagttataaatatttaccGTCCTCACTTCTACCATAACCTTTGTTTActtaaaaagagataaaatagGTGAAAAAAGTTTGAATACTCCCTCCAATCCCAAATATAAGAGACAACCAAAAAACATCAAACCCAATGAACTCATTTATTCTTTTAACTTTTGAATGTTTTTCCATATATACCCTTATGTAAAATTGTGAGatattaaataaacattttaaatgaGGGTAAAAAGTAATTCATATAATAGATACACATCAAAAGTTGTAACTTTTTCATATAAATGAGACAAAGTTTCTCTTATAATTAGGACTGGACGGAGTATTGTTTTTCGGTCAATCAAGCACAAAAGATCTTAACAGTGTACATAGGCTATATATAACCTACTTTAATTAAGGAATTACAAGGAAATAGTATCTAACAAAATATGTACAAGTCAAATATATCCTACCTATAGGAAACTACGGAGCCAAATTTGTATGATAACAAATAGAGTCAAATCCTGttaattatgaaaattatgCCACACAACTCTTAGGGAGTTTGACCTATAGTTTTCCTCAGGCTCCATCTACCACTAACAGTATGTCATTAGCATTAATTCAATCAAGAAGGTCTAAAAGAAAGAATAGACCTTAGAGGGAGATTTGAACTTCTGATATTTGGGTTTAcgtttctttttacaaaaattgtGGTCCTAGGTGACAAATGCAAATACCAATATCTTAATTGTCAAGTCATACAATATTTCCTGTTAGAACATAAGTATCTTGGAATTTCTTAATATTATGTTAGAGTTTCGTAGTTTATCTTGTAAGTCTAGTTTCTATATTACTTATTAATTATAAGAttaagatattctaagataCTTTCTTATATTCTAACAGTTCCAAACAGAATGGGTATTGTTGCATTTGTCCTTTTTGGTTTCACTATGTACACATTTCGTTTCAGCTTAGACCTCTTTTGGTGATATTGAGGATTACTGTCAAGACTATTGTGTCGTAAAGTTCAACAAACCATTCCACATACAAAGACCTAGTTGAACCCCTTAATCCAATATGACACTCACAGAGTGCAGCAATGGTTCATCATTCCCCGAGGCACCTGATACACTACAAGTTTCACCAATTCCAATCCATGGCCACTTCACTTAATGAACCAGAATTTTCAGACCAAAGAGCTTGGTCATTTGCGATACTTTTTTGGAATTGAAGTTGCTCAATCAAGAAAAGGTATTGCCATTTTGCAGAGAAAATATGCTCGACATTTTAGAGGAAACAGGGATGCTTGAATGTAAGCATGTGAATACTCCTATGGAGTATGGACCTGAATGTGAAACTTATACCTAATCTAGGAAAGCCCTATCCAGACACGGGTCGATATAGAAGATTGGTTGGAAAGTTAAACTATCTCACTATGACCATGCCAGACATTTCCTTTCCAGTTAGTGTCATTAGTCAGTTTCTAACTCACCATGTGATAGCCATTGGAATGCAATTTTTTGGATCCTACGATACATCAAAGAATTATCGAGAAAGGGGCTTACTTATATGGACAGGGACCACTCTAATATTCTTGGATCTTCAGATGTAGAATGGGCAGAAGATGCTGGTGATAGAAGATCCACTTCAGGCTCATTAGAGGTAACTTGATGTGAAACTAACTTGTGAACTTGTATGGTTGAGGAATTTGCATGTGACTACCAATCAGCTTTGCACCTCTCTTCAAATCTaatttttcatgagaggactaAATCGTTAGAGAGAAGATTCTCATGGGCACCATCAAGACTTCCTTAGTTGGCTCTAGTGATCAACTTGTAGACAAACTAAGTCCTTATGGGGTCCTAGGATAGCTTACATATGTAGCAAGCTGGATGCATCTGACacatatgctccagcttgagggggagcgttggttaattttgtatttattatttgatttatttgataGGATCCTAGAGAGCTCATTTTGATATTTGCCTCTTGTATAAATAGACTTGTATATCTCTTATAGTATGATAAATATTCATACTTAAATATAACTAATAACTTTTTAAGATGTGTCCAAGACAGTATACGAAGATGATATGAGACAGACTTTTGATCAACAAACCTAAAAGCATTCCAAATTCCCAAACCAAGAGCCATAAATGATTGTAACCGACGAACCAATCTTGTTCTCTTCTTTTATCTATTATTATACATAACTATATTGTAACTGATACTTCTTTCTCACACAATGTATTATTCTCttatgagaaataaaaaatatatctgtCTAATTATAAAAAGGTTAATTGTGTCTTGGTTATTCATTATAGCAAACAATAATATATCGCAAAATAAAAGTGATATTTATGGTAGAGAACATGTCCAACAAAATTGGCAGTGCATCGACacatttacaaaaagaaaaatgtaaacTTACTTTACTCTTATTGAAGtacaaaagaataaataaagagaCCCCATAAACTGTATCTGACCATATGTTGGCAAATGCTCTGCGATTCTCCAGTCTCCACTCATCTCTCAACTCTAATCTgtcaaagcaaaaaaaaaaaaaaaggaaattagGCAACAAGTATAAAAGAATGACGATCAACAAGGTCGTCTTAAGAATATAACACTACAGAATATCATAACAATAAACCAACAACTCCAGTAGTAGATTTATTCTCTTTTTGCTCAAAGACCCTACCAGTTCACAAGGTCTtttataacaaacaaaaaatcaatCAGGCTTAATGAAGATTAACGGATAGTGCCCATTCTTAAGCATGATTGTTGTTGAAGACTTAAAGTTGTAGAGTTTATAATAAggaaggaaaaaagagaaagaaaacaaagaCTTTTTATTATGAATGTGGTTTGATAAACAAATTATGATAGCAATTAAGAAACATGGAAACTAATACTAACTCTAAGAGATAATTTAAAATGCTCTAAGATAGGAAACTACTCCTAAGAGagataatttaagatactctaagATAAGAAACTACTGCTATTAGGAAATATTCTAAGATAAGAATAAGATGTTTTTCATATCTTCTGTTGAGTAAAGAGGAAAACAAGAGAGCATGAGTGAGACAACATATGTTTCACACAGCAAAGCTTTGTTACACGCAAACATATTATCTTATTTGCTATATTTACATAATACTATACAACCATACTACCCAATTCAAATGATCTCTAACATCCTCTAACAGTTTCCATTTTGGACTTTCTTACTGAATTCAATGTACCACTTGATGCTTATTCTACCAACAGATATATTATTTAGCAGGGGGGGGGAGAGAATCATTCAAGATGATCAGGCAAATCAGAGAAGGATTGATCTTACGCTTTATTCCTCAATTCCCACCAAACCTCATTATCAGAGAGAGGTGGAGATTTACCAATCTCTACCTCAAGCTCGAATCGTCCTCTCTCAATTCTCAGTTCCTCAATCATTTGAAGTTTTTGATATCTTCTCACATCAAGCATTTGGGCGGCAAGTGGTACAGTCTTCACATATCTAGCAATAACAAAAAAAgttgcttgtccaattagaagaaaaaaattaatccaagaaatttaaacaaatacaCAAGTAAGAGATCAACAATGAAGAACTTCTACTCAAGAACAAAGAACACAAAAATAGAAATGGTAAAAGTCGTAgctttgtttctaaaataaaataaaaacctaaCTGCATATAGAACCATTAAAACTAAGAGGCACTAATACTGGATATTCAGAGtgaatatatttttctcatctattgTCATCTTTCCTAGAGCTGTTTGATAGGTCTTATTAGACATAATAAGATAAGCTTACATATTACAACTTCGTCAATGGATAGGTGCATGTATCATTTTCAATAATTGTATCCATAAAACCTCTCATATATTAAAGTGATGGGTAACTTAATCCAGCCCTGGGGAGTGGGATTATTTTTGATTGGATTTTGATATGAAAACTCATTAAAAACTTATGTAACAATGCAAGAAAACATTAATCTATTATAAGTAACatttaagtttaaaattttaaatgcaaaCTGATTAGAAGAGTTTAAtagtaattatttaaaataattacttttagaatCTAATATCATAAGTAATTAGTATAAGCTTACTCCAGAAGGATGATTATGTCAAACGTGAAATACCAATGAAGGCTCACATTAGGAAAGGTACTAGCTTGACTCTCAATGTAATATTATCATTCCTAATTCTAAACAACAATGGTGTCTAGGACTCTACAAGCAAGTGGTGATGATCTAGGTCCTTGCCCCAATTCAAAACTAAACTAAATTTCAGCACAAGAGAAAGCAGGCTTGTGAAAACACTTGAAGACCAAAGGAATCTTGCATGAAGGCCTGACTATAAAAAAACATTCCTCGGCCTCCACCTAACATTTTGAGCTATGAGGATAAACATTTCACGAACAgagatagaaaaaatataagatCTGAGTAAGAAAGTTGTTTATTTCCAACAATTAGTTACCTATCTAAAAAAGGCATGAGTACATAGTCATGAACCAGAAAGTCCATTGCCCAAGGTATAATAATCAAGAGTGCCAAGAATTTAGCCTGTAATAACAATTTTGGTATAATTTGATTAGAGAAAGTATGTATGTAGAATTAAGCAAGCAAACAGGAGCACATGATAGGTATGAATGAGTGAGAAAAAgaagaattaaaagaaattacCGACCGACTTTGAGGAAGCATACTGGAAAACACGGTCTTCATAAAGCATGTCATCATCGTCTTCCCCTTTTCCAAAAATCAAATGCCTGACAGACTGTACAATCCCCTTTTCGGAGGAAACATCATCATCCTTAGTTCCACCGTGCTCCCAAGAGGAACTGCTGCTAGTGTTATCCTCATCTAAAAGCCAGTCTTCCCATTTCCTATTCTCTTCGTTCCTCTTATCTTCTTGCGCTTCTCTTAATTCTATAATTGCTTCGGCTCTCTGCTTCCATGCCTCAAACTTTTCATCCTCGGACAACTCTTCTACTGACTCAGACTCGGACTCTTCTTCCACCTCAACCTCAACCATATCATCTTCCTTCAAACCAAGCCAATTCCCATCCTCCTCCGAAAAAAATTTGTGCCACCAACTGCTTTTccttgaattattattattaatattattattattatgctttTCCGCTTTTGAAATGAACCCACTGAGCCGCCGCCGAATTCTTTTTTTCCCCAACTCAACGATTGGGTTCTTCTtgtgtttaaataacatgaAATTGTTGCTTAATACAACTGACGAGCTCATCAAGAATACTAAGAACAAACATTTTTCACTTTCCCAACCAAACCCACATTTCCACATTCAAACTTATGCTATTATCCACTCCATGGATTGGAACACAACGCACTCATGGGCATGGCTATTGTTACGCCACGTTCTGACATCAAATGTCccttccttttttatttttggtaattATTACAtcacatatattattatttttctcaaaatatatttctttatacaaaaaataaatagtaaatcaGATTAATGAACTCTAGTTTTAAATTAGAGagttaagataaaaaaaatagtaggaTATTTTTATAGACAAACCTAGTAAAGTTGTATTCAATGAAACCTAAATAGTGAATACCACCTAATAGAGACATAAAACATAACACTCATGATTACAAGTTTTTATTAGTtactaaatttatataaatcttcaacaaaataaGTCAACTTCTCTATGTAGCTTAAAAAAATTACCAACTTGAATTTAACGGGAGAGAGATAAAGGCATCTAAAATTTGGCtacaaaattttctatttttttacaaaaaa
This region of Cicer arietinum cultivar CDC Frontier isolate Library 1 chromosome 8, Cicar.CDCFrontier_v2.0, whole genome shotgun sequence genomic DNA includes:
- the LOC101514429 gene encoding protein DAY-LENGTH-DEPENDENT DELAYED-GREENING 1, chloroplastic translates to MWKCGFGWESEKCLFLVFLMSSSVVLSNNFMLFKHKKNPIVELGKKRIRRRLSGFISKAEKHNNNNINNNNSRKSSWWHKFFSEEDGNWLGLKEDDMVEVEVEEESESESVEELSEDEKFEAWKQRAEAIIELREAQEDKRNEENRKWEDWLLDEDNTSSSSSWEHGGTKDDDVSSEKGIVQSVRHLIFGKGEDDDDMLYEDRVFQYASSKSAKFLALLIIIPWAMDFLVHDYVLMPFLDRYVKTVPLAAQMLDVRRYQKLQMIEELRIERGRFELEVEIGKSPPLSDNEVWWELRNKALELRDEWRLENRRAFANIWSDTVYGVSLFILLYFNKSKVALLKFTGYKIINNISDTGKAFLIILITDIFLGYHSESGWQTLIEIIVEHYGLEVDQSAITIFVCTFPVIIDACVKLWLFKFLPRLSPKVMSIFQEMKRH